From Amycolatopsis sp. cg9, one genomic window encodes:
- a CDS encoding winged helix-turn-helix transcriptional regulator — translation MSGFGPGGHFLADCPARLAVDLLADKWAAVVLYGLSEGPVRHGELIELIGGISRKMLTQTLRRLEAHGLVRRHAYAEVPPRVEYELTPLGATLIDPIHVLTEWARANGDAVLDALEPAARPD, via the coding sequence ATGAGCGGTTTCGGTCCCGGCGGCCACTTTCTCGCCGACTGTCCGGCGCGGCTGGCGGTCGACCTGCTCGCCGACAAGTGGGCCGCGGTCGTGCTCTACGGCCTCAGCGAGGGCCCGGTCCGCCACGGCGAGCTGATCGAGCTCATCGGCGGCATCTCCCGCAAGATGCTCACCCAGACGCTCCGCCGGCTCGAGGCGCACGGACTCGTCCGCCGCCACGCCTACGCCGAGGTGCCGCCCCGCGTCGAGTACGAGCTCACCCCGCTCGGCGCGACGCTGATCGATCCGATCCACGTGCTGACGGAGTGGGCGAGGGCGAACGGCGACGCGGTGCTCGACGCGCTCGAACCGGCCGCCCGGCCGGACTGA